A single region of the Kocuria rosea genome encodes:
- a CDS encoding sulfate adenylyltransferase subunit 1, with product MTSPSTVTGHAPAAEQVPTIDPGSLFRFATAGSVDDGKSTLVGRLLHDAKAILADQLEAVGRTSAERGFGGGTGRLDLALLTDGLRAEREQGITIDVAYRYFATDRRSFILADCPGHVQYTKNTVTGASTADAVVLLVDARHGVVEQTRRHLAVVSLLRVPHVVVAVNKIDLVDYDQEVFDRVAADATGIAARLGVEDVHVVPVSALEGDNVVEPSARTPWYSGRPLLRVLEELPTVDESGRGTARPFRFPVQYVIRPQGGTAPGADAERLRDYRGYAGQIASGTVAVGDEVVVLPAGRRTTVTGIDVAGTAPAPGAPLPGEQLTEAAAPLSVTLRLADDIDIARGDLVASADDELPEPVRDLVASVAWLGERPLQPRARVLVKHGAATVQAMVVELEGRLDLEELVLRDAGTLELNDIGRVRLRLASPLPVDPYDRLRRTGAFLVVDPATGNTLAAGLVQDA from the coding sequence ATGACTTCCCCCAGCACCGTGACCGGGCACGCCCCCGCGGCCGAGCAGGTCCCCACGATCGATCCCGGCTCGCTGTTCCGCTTCGCGACCGCCGGCTCCGTCGACGACGGCAAGTCCACCCTGGTGGGCCGGCTGCTGCACGACGCCAAGGCGATCCTCGCCGACCAGCTCGAGGCCGTGGGCCGGACCTCCGCCGAGCGCGGCTTCGGCGGCGGCACGGGCCGGCTCGACCTCGCCCTGCTCACCGACGGCCTGCGCGCCGAGCGGGAGCAGGGGATCACGATCGACGTGGCCTACCGCTACTTCGCCACGGACCGCCGCTCCTTCATCCTCGCGGACTGCCCCGGCCACGTGCAGTACACGAAGAACACGGTCACGGGCGCCTCGACGGCCGACGCCGTCGTGCTCCTCGTGGACGCCCGGCACGGCGTGGTCGAGCAGACCCGGCGGCACCTGGCCGTCGTGTCCCTGCTGCGCGTGCCGCACGTGGTGGTCGCCGTGAACAAGATCGACCTCGTCGACTACGACCAGGAGGTCTTCGACCGGGTCGCGGCGGACGCCACGGGCATCGCCGCCCGGCTGGGGGTCGAGGACGTGCACGTGGTGCCCGTCTCCGCCCTCGAGGGCGACAACGTGGTGGAGCCCTCCGCGCGGACCCCCTGGTACTCCGGGCGGCCGCTGCTGCGGGTGCTCGAGGAGCTGCCCACGGTGGACGAGTCCGGCCGCGGCACCGCCCGCCCCTTCCGCTTCCCCGTCCAGTACGTCATCCGCCCCCAGGGCGGCACGGCCCCGGGCGCGGACGCCGAGCGGCTGCGGGACTACCGCGGCTACGCGGGCCAGATCGCCTCGGGCACCGTGGCGGTCGGGGACGAGGTCGTGGTCCTGCCCGCGGGCCGGCGCACCACGGTCACCGGCATCGACGTGGCGGGCACCGCGCCCGCCCCCGGAGCGCCCCTGCCCGGCGAGCAGCTCACGGAGGCCGCGGCGCCGCTGTCCGTGACGCTGCGGCTGGCCGACGACATCGACATCGCCCGCGGCGACCTCGTCGCGAGCGCCGACGACGAGCTGCCGGAGCCCGTCCGGGACCTCGTGGCCTCCGTGGCCTGGCTGGGCGAGCGGCCCCTGCAGCCCCGCGCCCGCGTGCTCGTCAAGCACGGCGCCGCCACGGTCCAGGCCATGGTCGTCGAGCTCGAGGGGCGGCTGGACCTCGAGGAGCTGGTGCTGCGGGACGCCGGCACCCTCGAGCTCAACGACATCGGGCGGGTCCGGCTGCGGCTGGCCTCCCCGCTGCCCGTCGACCCCTACGACCGGCTGCGGCGCACCGGCGCCTTCCTGGTCGTGGACCCGGCCACGGGCAACACGCTCGCCGCCGGGCTCGTGCAGGACGCCTGA
- a CDS encoding nitrite/sulfite reductase: protein MTQTTRAPRAARKPKAEGQWKVDGRDPLNPNEVFKQADDGLNVRTRIEEVYSKHGFASIDPQDLHGRFRWWGLYTQRRPGIDGGRTGSLSDAEIEDEYFMMRVRLDGGALTREQLRVLGQISADFARDSADITDRQNIQYHWIRVEDVPEIWRRLEDAGLDTVEACGDVPRVILGSPLAGIAEDEIIDPTPVIERIKSTWIGSPEFSNLPRKYKTAITGHPSLDVVHEINDCALVGVVHPELGPGYDLWVGGALSVVPFLGKRLGAFVTEEQAPEVWKGVTSIFRDYGYRRLRNRARLKFLVQDWGPEKFRQVLQDEYLGYALADGPAPEKAAVPGDHIGVHRQKDGRFYIGVAPRVGRVSGAKLLALADVMAKYGSDRLRTTPHQKLVLLDIEEADVENAVADLDALDLQARPSAFRRSTVACTGIEYCKLAIVETKQTASDTIDELERRLDGVELPHPISMHVNGCPNSCARIQTADIGLKGQLLPTEDGGQKPGYQVHLGGGLAADDRAEAGLGRTVRGLKVFQDDLADYVERLVRRFLAQRTEDESFAEWTHRVEESELA, encoded by the coding sequence ATGACACAGACGACGCGCGCGCCCCGCGCTGCCCGGAAGCCGAAGGCCGAGGGGCAGTGGAAGGTCGACGGCCGGGACCCCCTGAACCCCAACGAGGTCTTCAAGCAGGCCGACGACGGGCTCAACGTGCGCACCCGGATCGAGGAGGTCTACTCGAAGCACGGCTTCGCCTCGATCGACCCCCAGGACCTGCACGGGCGCTTCCGCTGGTGGGGCCTCTACACCCAGCGCCGGCCGGGCATCGACGGCGGGCGGACGGGCTCGCTGTCCGACGCCGAGATCGAGGACGAGTACTTCATGATGCGCGTCCGGCTCGACGGCGGGGCCCTGACCCGCGAGCAGCTGCGGGTGCTCGGGCAGATCTCCGCGGACTTCGCGCGGGACTCGGCCGACATCACGGACCGGCAGAACATCCAGTACCACTGGATCCGGGTGGAGGACGTCCCCGAGATCTGGCGCCGGCTCGAGGACGCGGGACTGGACACCGTCGAGGCCTGCGGGGACGTGCCGCGCGTGATCCTGGGCTCCCCGCTCGCCGGGATCGCCGAGGACGAGATCATCGACCCCACCCCGGTGATCGAGCGGATCAAGTCCACCTGGATCGGCTCCCCGGAGTTCTCCAACCTGCCGCGCAAGTACAAGACCGCGATCACCGGCCACCCGTCCCTGGACGTGGTGCACGAGATCAACGACTGCGCCCTCGTGGGCGTGGTCCACCCCGAGCTCGGCCCCGGCTACGACCTGTGGGTCGGCGGCGCCCTGTCCGTGGTGCCGTTCCTCGGCAAGCGCCTCGGCGCGTTCGTGACCGAGGAGCAGGCCCCCGAGGTGTGGAAGGGCGTCACGAGCATCTTCCGCGACTACGGCTACCGGCGGCTGCGCAACCGCGCCCGGCTGAAGTTCCTGGTCCAGGACTGGGGCCCGGAGAAGTTCCGGCAGGTGCTCCAGGACGAGTACCTCGGCTACGCGCTCGCGGACGGCCCCGCGCCGGAGAAGGCGGCCGTCCCCGGCGACCACATCGGCGTGCACCGGCAGAAGGACGGCCGGTTCTACATCGGCGTGGCCCCGCGCGTGGGCCGCGTCTCCGGGGCGAAGCTGCTGGCCCTCGCCGACGTGATGGCGAAGTACGGCTCCGACCGGCTGCGCACCACCCCGCACCAGAAGCTCGTGCTGCTCGACATCGAGGAGGCCGACGTCGAGAACGCCGTCGCCGACCTCGACGCCCTGGACCTGCAGGCGCGGCCCTCCGCGTTCCGCCGCTCGACCGTGGCGTGCACCGGCATCGAGTACTGCAAGCTCGCGATCGTCGAGACCAAGCAGACCGCCTCGGACACCATCGACGAGCTCGAACGGCGGCTCGACGGCGTGGAGCTGCCCCACCCCATCTCGATGCACGTCAACGGCTGCCCCAACTCGTGCGCCCGCATCCAGACCGCGGACATCGGGCTCAAGGGCCAGCTGCTGCCCACCGAGGACGGCGGGCAGAAGCCCGGCTACCAGGTCCACCTGGGCGGTGGGCTCGCCGCGGACGACCGTGCGGAGGCCGGCCTGGGCCGGACCGTGCGCGGGCTGAAGGTCTTCCAGGACGACCTCGCCGACTACGTGGAGCGGCTGGTCCGGCGCTTCCTGGCCCAGCGCACCGAGGACGAGAGCTTCGCCGAGTGGACCCACCGGGTCGAGGAGAGTGAACTGGCATGA
- a CDS encoding ABC transporter substrate-binding protein: MGGQQPPALVTVTAGDGGRAASGRRRRGWPLVLTALALLAALTVAATALRDNGTLAAWEADAVETSDAAELRLGYFGNLTHGPALVGLENDYFAQELGDTALSAQVFNSGPTAVEAMNAGSIDAAFVGPNPAINSFVRSQGRSLAVVAGAASGGAQFVVRPAVTGPEDLAGRTVASPEFGGTQDVALRTWLAEQEYDADGEGDRAVAITPMANGQTISMLRQGRVDGAWLPQPWATRAVQDGARVLVDERDLWADGRYPTTVLVVRKDYLERHPETVEELVRGLQRSVDWLHEHEAEPELLASTLNEGLESAQTETLPEATVAGALEAVEWTTDPLADTYPQLLADGVAAGTTEEAPLEGLVDTTVLDRVRAGSEGGA, from the coding sequence GTGGGCGGGCAGCAGCCGCCCGCCCTCGTCACGGTGACCGCCGGTGACGGAGGGCGCGCCGCCTCGGGCCGCCGCCGCCGGGGATGGCCGCTGGTGCTGACCGCGCTGGCGCTACTGGCCGCCCTGACGGTCGCCGCCACCGCGCTGCGCGACAACGGGACGCTCGCGGCCTGGGAGGCGGACGCGGTCGAGACCTCGGACGCCGCCGAGCTGCGGCTGGGCTACTTCGGCAACCTCACGCACGGCCCCGCCCTCGTCGGACTGGAGAACGACTACTTCGCCCAGGAGCTGGGGGACACCGCGCTGTCCGCGCAGGTCTTCAACAGCGGCCCCACAGCGGTGGAGGCCATGAACGCCGGGTCGATCGACGCCGCGTTCGTGGGCCCCAACCCGGCGATCAACTCCTTCGTCCGCTCCCAGGGCCGCTCGCTGGCCGTGGTCGCGGGCGCCGCCTCCGGCGGCGCGCAGTTCGTGGTGCGCCCCGCCGTCACGGGCCCGGAGGACCTGGCCGGGCGCACCGTGGCGAGTCCCGAGTTCGGCGGCACCCAGGACGTGGCCCTGCGCACCTGGCTCGCCGAGCAGGAGTACGACGCCGACGGCGAGGGGGACCGCGCCGTGGCGATCACGCCCATGGCCAACGGCCAGACCATCTCGATGCTCCGGCAGGGCCGCGTGGACGGCGCCTGGCTGCCCCAGCCCTGGGCCACCCGTGCCGTCCAGGACGGCGCCCGGGTCCTCGTGGACGAGCGGGACCTCTGGGCGGACGGGCGCTATCCCACGACCGTCCTGGTGGTGCGCAAGGACTACCTCGAGCGCCACCCGGAGACCGTCGAGGAGCTCGTGCGCGGTCTGCAGCGGTCCGTGGACTGGCTGCACGAGCACGAGGCGGAGCCCGAGCTGCTGGCCTCCACCCTGAACGAGGGCCTGGAGAGCGCGCAGACCGAGACGCTGCCCGAGGCGACGGTCGCGGGTGCGCTCGAGGCCGTCGAGTGGACCACCGACCCCCTCGCGGACACCTACCCGCAGCTGCTCGCCGACGGCGTGGCGGCGGGGACCACGGAGGAGGCCCCGCTCGAGGGGCTCGTGGACACCACGGTCCTGGACCGGGTCCGCGCCGGCTCGGAGGGGGGCGCATGA
- the cysD gene encoding sulfate adenylyltransferase subunit CysD, whose amino-acid sequence MTTPTTAPAPAEAGVHSSLDALEAESIHILREVVAEFDRPAMLFSGGKDSVVMLHLAAKAFWPGRIPFPVLHVDTGHNFPEVLEFRDRTVERLGLRLVVASVQDYLDDGRLLERADGTRNPLQTLPLLDAIAEHRFDAVFGGGRRDEDKARAKERILSLRDEFGQWDPRNQRPELWNLYNGRHTPGQHVRAFPISNWTELDIWRYIERENIELPPIYYAHERDVFRRDGMWMAVGEFSAPAGAEAVERQTVRYRTVGDMSCTGAVLSGARTVADVVAEVAVSTLTERGATRADDRISEAAMEDRKKDGYF is encoded by the coding sequence GTGACCACCCCCACCACCGCCCCGGCCCCCGCGGAGGCCGGCGTGCACAGCAGCCTCGACGCGCTCGAGGCCGAGTCCATCCACATCCTGCGCGAGGTCGTGGCGGAGTTCGACCGCCCGGCCATGCTGTTCTCCGGCGGCAAGGACTCGGTGGTCATGCTGCACCTGGCCGCCAAGGCCTTCTGGCCCGGCCGGATCCCCTTCCCCGTGCTGCACGTGGACACGGGCCACAACTTCCCGGAGGTGCTGGAGTTCCGGGACCGCACCGTGGAGCGGCTCGGCCTGCGGCTGGTCGTGGCGAGCGTGCAGGACTACCTCGACGACGGCCGGCTGCTCGAGCGCGCCGACGGCACCCGCAACCCGCTGCAGACCCTCCCGCTGCTGGACGCCATCGCGGAGCACCGGTTCGACGCCGTGTTCGGCGGCGGCCGCCGCGACGAGGACAAGGCCCGCGCGAAGGAGCGGATCCTGTCCCTGCGCGACGAGTTCGGCCAGTGGGACCCCCGCAACCAGCGCCCCGAGCTGTGGAACCTCTACAACGGCCGGCACACCCCCGGCCAGCACGTGCGGGCGTTCCCCATCAGCAACTGGACCGAGCTGGACATCTGGCGCTACATCGAGCGCGAGAACATCGAGCTGCCGCCCATCTACTACGCCCACGAGCGGGACGTCTTCCGCCGCGACGGGATGTGGATGGCCGTGGGCGAGTTCTCGGCGCCGGCCGGGGCCGAGGCCGTGGAGCGGCAGACCGTGCGCTACCGCACCGTGGGGGACATGTCCTGCACCGGCGCCGTGCTCTCCGGGGCGCGCACCGTGGCCGACGTGGTGGCCGAGGTCGCCGTGTCCACGCTCACCGAGCGCGGGGCCACCCGCGCGGACGACAGGATCTCCGAGGCCGCCATGGAGGACCGCAAGAAGGACGGGTACTTCTAG
- a CDS encoding SDR family NAD(P)-dependent oxidoreductase, with protein sequence MSPSAPFRFAGATAVLTGAASGIGEQLAHGLAARGTHLVLLDRDAAGLETVAGAIRAGHPDLPVRTVVADLAELSALPGVAERIRAEHPRIDLLVNNAGVGLGGTFEQVSAEEFDWLMDINFRAPVVLTRELLPALLAAPGSHLVNLSSLFGLIAPPGQVAYSASKYALRGFSEGLRHELAGRVGVTVVHPGGVRTRIAETARTPAGVSEERARKDREDFAALLSYPAERAAADILGAVERRRNRLLVAPSAVLPDLVARVLPGSYWPVLRHAPRVLKHAPRVLRRLPGRRRRA encoded by the coding sequence GTGTCCCCGTCCGCACCCTTCCGCTTCGCCGGCGCCACCGCGGTGCTCACCGGCGCCGCCTCCGGCATCGGCGAGCAGCTGGCCCACGGCCTCGCCGCCCGCGGCACCCACCTGGTGCTCCTCGACCGGGACGCCGCGGGACTCGAGACCGTCGCCGGGGCGATCCGCGCGGGGCACCCGGACCTGCCGGTGCGCACGGTCGTGGCCGACCTCGCCGAGCTGTCCGCGCTGCCGGGCGTGGCCGAGCGGATCCGGGCCGAGCACCCGCGGATCGACCTGCTGGTCAACAACGCCGGGGTGGGCCTGGGCGGGACCTTCGAGCAGGTCTCCGCCGAGGAGTTCGACTGGCTCATGGACATCAACTTCCGGGCGCCGGTGGTGCTCACCCGCGAGCTGCTGCCCGCCCTGCTCGCCGCCCCCGGCAGCCACCTGGTCAACCTCTCCAGCCTGTTCGGCCTCATCGCCCCGCCCGGGCAGGTGGCGTACTCCGCGAGCAAGTACGCCCTGCGCGGGTTCTCCGAGGGCCTGCGCCACGAGCTGGCGGGCCGGGTGGGGGTCACCGTGGTGCACCCGGGCGGGGTCCGGACCAGGATCGCCGAGACCGCCCGCACCCCGGCCGGGGTGTCGGAGGAGCGGGCGCGGAAGGACCGGGAGGACTTCGCGGCGCTGCTCAGCTATCCGGCGGAGCGTGCGGCCGCCGACATCCTGGGGGCGGTGGAGCGGCGCCGGAACCGGCTGCTCGTGGCGCCCAGCGCCGTGCTGCCGGACCTCGTGGCGCGAGTCCTCCCGGGCTCCTACTGGCCGGTCCTGCGGCACGCGCCCCGGGTCCTGAAGCATGCGCCCCGGGTCCTGCGGCGTCTTCCCGGGCGGCGGCGCCGGGCCTAG
- a CDS encoding VOC family protein, whose protein sequence is MTSTLSAVVVDCRDPETLARFWCAALGYVVHAEAEGFVGIVPAEGSGPHLDFVVVPEPRTVKNRLHLDLRAVDTDRDSEVARLESIGARRVDVGQGPEVTWVVLADPEGNEFCVLSDLEED, encoded by the coding sequence ATGACCAGCACCCTGTCCGCCGTCGTCGTCGACTGCCGCGATCCCGAGACCCTCGCCCGCTTCTGGTGCGCCGCCCTGGGCTACGTCGTCCACGCGGAGGCCGAGGGGTTCGTGGGCATCGTGCCCGCGGAGGGCAGCGGCCCGCACCTCGACTTCGTGGTCGTCCCCGAGCCCCGGACCGTCAAGAACCGGCTGCACCTCGACCTGCGCGCCGTGGACACCGACCGGGACTCCGAGGTCGCCCGCCTGGAGTCCATCGGCGCCCGCCGCGTGGACGTGGGCCAGGGGCCCGAGGTGACCTGGGTGGTGCTGGCCGACCCGGAGGGCAACGAGTTCTGCGTGCTCTCCGACCTCGAGGAGGACTGA
- a CDS encoding AraC family transcriptional regulator, translating to MTVIRSAGLRGFRAAVAELGGNAEALADAAGLPRSALDTDDLLVPERAVARVLETAARELDCPDLGLRVAARQDPGVLGPLALAARHSETVRDALECTSRYLFVHAPSLELALVPDPYRARGVTAVRYGGSAATARDPGRGSPQGTDLGLGLLHRALSSLVGGRYGLRTVELAHRPAAPLRVYEEFFGAPVRTGRPDVLLRIPTSTLARPLHGDAGVRQVALAFLDTQLPGPGSAWAPRVRGVLVQLLGTAAPEIEAVARVLDLHPRTLQRRLAEEGTTFGAVLDGTRRSAALRWLTTTDVPLGQIAGLVGLSESSALTRCARRWWSAPPRDVRRRGVPAG from the coding sequence ATGACGGTCATCCGGTCCGCAGGTCTGCGCGGCTTCCGCGCCGCGGTCGCGGAGCTCGGCGGGAACGCCGAGGCCCTGGCCGACGCCGCCGGCCTGCCCCGGTCGGCCCTGGACACCGACGACCTCCTGGTCCCCGAGCGGGCCGTCGCACGGGTGCTGGAGACCGCCGCCCGGGAGCTGGACTGCCCCGACCTGGGCCTGCGGGTCGCCGCCCGGCAGGACCCGGGCGTCCTCGGCCCCCTCGCGCTCGCCGCCCGCCACTCGGAGACGGTGCGCGACGCCCTCGAGTGCACCTCCCGCTACCTCTTCGTCCACGCCCCGTCCCTCGAGCTGGCGCTGGTGCCGGACCCCTACCGGGCCCGCGGGGTGACGGCGGTGCGCTACGGCGGCTCCGCCGCGACCGCCCGGGACCCCGGGCGCGGCAGCCCGCAGGGCACCGACCTGGGCCTGGGCCTGCTGCACCGGGCCCTGAGCTCCCTGGTGGGGGGCCGCTACGGGCTGCGCACGGTCGAGCTGGCCCACCGGCCGGCGGCGCCGCTGCGGGTCTACGAGGAGTTCTTCGGGGCACCCGTGCGCACCGGCCGCCCCGACGTCCTCCTGCGGATCCCCACCAGCACGCTCGCCCGCCCGCTGCACGGGGACGCCGGGGTCCGGCAGGTGGCGCTCGCCTTCCTCGACACCCAGCTCCCCGGGCCCGGCTCCGCGTGGGCGCCCCGGGTCCGGGGCGTGCTGGTGCAGCTGCTCGGCACCGCGGCCCCGGAGATCGAGGCCGTGGCCCGGGTGCTGGACCTGCACCCCCGCACCCTGCAGCGCCGGCTCGCCGAGGAGGGCACCACCTTCGGCGCCGTCCTGGACGGGACCCGGCGCAGCGCGGCCCTGCGCTGGCTCACCACCACCGACGTCCCCCTCGGCCAGATCGCCGGGCTCGTGGGGCTCTCGGAGTCCTCGGCGCTCACCCGGTGCGCCCGCCGCTGGTGGAGCGCCCCGCCGCGGGACGTCCGCCGCCGGGGCGTCCCCGCCGGCTGA
- a CDS encoding NCS2 family permease gives MASSASVSTETPSGPPRNGLDRFFKISERGSSVASEVRGGVATFIAMSYIVVLNPLILGYGPDGAGNILGGERVAAVTALVAGVLTILMGVVARAPFAIATGLGVNAFLAVTIVTTPQLTWPQVMGLVVWAGLIMFVLVLTGFRTAVFNAVPASLKTAIVVGIGLFIALIGFVNAGFVRRIPDAAGTTVPVQLGDGGTLLGWPMLTFVVGLLLTVALIVRNVRGAILIAVVATTILAHVLEAVVPSGSSVDAPTGWSLVVPAAPTSFVALPDLSLVGSAAPLEAFRSLGALAAALLIFTILLSIFFDAMGTMVGLSQQAGLVGRNGQIQNVDKILLVDAAGAIAGGAGSVSSNQIFVESSTGIADGARTGLANVVTGVLFLLAMFITPLVNVVPFEAVAPAMVVVGFLMAKQVVRIEWDDWGLSVPSFLTFAVMPFTYSIADGIGAGFVSYVFIRLVQGRGKEVHPLMYVVAAAFVVFFGKGVVEGWMA, from the coding sequence ATGGCATCCTCCGCTTCCGTCTCCACCGAGACCCCCTCCGGTCCGCCGCGCAACGGCCTGGACCGCTTCTTCAAGATCAGCGAGCGCGGCTCCTCGGTGGCGAGCGAGGTCCGCGGCGGCGTGGCGACGTTCATCGCGATGAGCTACATCGTGGTCCTCAACCCGCTGATCCTCGGCTACGGCCCGGACGGCGCCGGCAACATCCTGGGCGGTGAGCGGGTCGCGGCCGTGACGGCGCTCGTCGCCGGGGTGCTGACCATCCTCATGGGCGTCGTGGCCCGCGCGCCCTTCGCGATCGCCACGGGCCTGGGCGTCAACGCGTTCCTCGCCGTGACGATCGTGACCACCCCGCAGCTCACGTGGCCCCAGGTGATGGGGCTGGTCGTGTGGGCGGGCCTGATCATGTTCGTCCTGGTGCTCACCGGCTTCCGCACCGCCGTGTTCAACGCCGTGCCGGCGTCCCTGAAGACCGCCATCGTGGTGGGGATCGGCCTGTTCATCGCCCTGATCGGCTTCGTGAACGCCGGCTTCGTGCGCCGCATCCCGGACGCCGCCGGCACCACCGTGCCCGTGCAGCTCGGCGACGGCGGGACGCTGCTGGGCTGGCCCATGCTCACGTTCGTGGTCGGCCTGCTCCTGACCGTGGCCCTCATCGTCCGCAACGTCCGCGGCGCGATCCTGATCGCCGTGGTCGCCACCACGATCCTCGCCCACGTGCTCGAGGCGGTCGTCCCGTCCGGCTCCTCCGTGGACGCCCCCACCGGGTGGTCGCTCGTCGTGCCCGCCGCCCCCACCTCCTTCGTGGCGCTGCCGGACCTCTCCCTCGTGGGCTCGGCCGCCCCGCTCGAGGCGTTCCGGAGCCTCGGGGCGCTCGCCGCGGCGCTGCTGATCTTCACGATCCTGCTCTCCATCTTCTTCGACGCGATGGGCACGATGGTCGGGCTCTCCCAGCAGGCCGGGCTCGTGGGCCGCAACGGGCAGATCCAGAACGTGGACAAGATCCTGCTGGTGGACGCCGCCGGCGCGATCGCCGGCGGCGCGGGCTCCGTGTCCTCCAACCAGATCTTCGTGGAGTCCTCCACCGGCATCGCCGACGGCGCCCGCACCGGCCTGGCCAACGTGGTCACCGGCGTGCTGTTCCTGCTCGCCATGTTCATCACCCCGCTGGTCAACGTGGTGCCGTTCGAGGCCGTGGCCCCGGCCATGGTCGTGGTGGGCTTCCTCATGGCCAAGCAGGTCGTGCGCATCGAGTGGGACGACTGGGGCCTGTCCGTGCCGTCCTTCCTGACGTTCGCCGTCATGCCGTTCACCTACTCGATCGCGGACGGCATCGGCGCGGGCTTCGTCTCCTACGTCTTCATCCGCCTCGTGCAGGGCCGCGGCAAGGAGGTCCACCCGCTCATGTACGTGGTGGCGGCGGCCTTCGTGGTGTTCTTCGGCAAGGGCGTGGTCGAGGGCTGGATGGCGTGA
- a CDS encoding YchJ family protein: protein MIDDDARCPCGTGDTYGACCGRFHGGRPAPTAELLMRSRFSALAAGDDAYLLATWHPGTRPGSVDLDPALRWTRLDVHGVTGGGPFDDEGWVDFTAHRRGPHGARGAQRENSRFRREDGRWYYVDGVLA from the coding sequence GTGATCGACGACGACGCCCGCTGCCCCTGCGGCACCGGGGACACCTACGGCGCCTGCTGCGGGCGCTTCCACGGCGGCCGCCCGGCGCCCACGGCCGAGCTGCTGATGCGCTCGCGGTTCAGCGCCTTAGCCGCCGGGGACGATGCCTATCTGCTGGCCACGTGGCACCCGGGCACGCGCCCGGGGTCCGTGGACCTGGACCCCGCGCTGCGCTGGACCCGGCTCGACGTCCACGGGGTGACGGGCGGCGGCCCCTTCGACGACGAGGGGTGGGTGGACTTCACCGCGCACCGGCGCGGCCCGCACGGGGCCCGGGGGGCCCAGCGGGAGAACTCCCGGTTCCGGCGCGAGGACGGCCGGTGGTACTACGTGGACGGCGTGCTCGCCTGA
- a CDS encoding phosphoadenylyl-sulfate reductase: MTGTDTGTRPALRDEQQLRDLAAAGAAALHAELDAEGRVPAEGEASTEEAIRWVAENFDLRSVTVACSMADAVLPALVAEQLPGVDVLFLETGYHFPETIGTRDAVAHMLDITVVDALPELTVAEQDEKHGKDLFARDPGLCCAIRKGAPLKKSLEGYEVWFTGVRRDESWTRTNAPMVTFDETHKLVKVNPMVRWSLDDLVEWSQDHGVPTNPLMAEGYLSIGCAPCTRPTAPGEDPRAGRWAGQDKIECGIHL; the protein is encoded by the coding sequence ATGACCGGCACGGACACGGGCACCCGCCCCGCGCTGCGGGACGAGCAGCAGCTGCGCGACCTGGCGGCGGCCGGCGCCGCCGCGCTGCACGCCGAGCTGGACGCCGAGGGCCGGGTCCCGGCCGAGGGGGAGGCCTCCACGGAGGAGGCCATCCGCTGGGTCGCGGAGAACTTCGACCTGCGCAGCGTCACCGTGGCCTGCTCGATGGCCGACGCCGTGCTCCCGGCCCTGGTCGCCGAGCAGCTGCCCGGCGTGGACGTGCTGTTCCTCGAGACCGGCTACCACTTCCCGGAGACCATCGGCACCCGGGACGCCGTGGCGCACATGCTCGACATCACCGTGGTCGACGCCCTCCCGGAGCTGACCGTGGCCGAGCAGGACGAGAAGCACGGCAAGGACCTCTTCGCCCGCGACCCCGGCCTGTGCTGCGCGATCCGCAAGGGGGCCCCGCTCAAGAAGTCCCTGGAGGGCTACGAGGTGTGGTTCACCGGCGTGCGCCGGGACGAGTCCTGGACCCGCACCAACGCCCCGATGGTGACCTTCGACGAGACCCACAAGCTCGTCAAGGTCAACCCCATGGTGCGCTGGAGCCTCGACGACCTCGTCGAGTGGTCGCAGGACCACGGCGTGCCGACGAACCCGCTGATGGCGGAGGGCTACCTCTCCATCGGCTGCGCCCCCTGCACGCGGCCCACCGCCCCGGGCGAGGACCCGCGCGCGGGCCGCTGGGCCGGCCAGGACAAGATCGAGTGCGGTATCCACCTGTGA